TTGGCCAAAGATTTGGCCTTTCCGTTTGTTAGAGGTCCCTGTGCCTCCTTATTCGCACCCACCCATGTAGCTGTGAAGGAGGGATGTGGACCTGCTGCTTTCCACGGAGGTTCAAGGGCACGAACATATGGCCAGTGCTGGGGAGCCGTGTTGGCTGCTGCTCTGGATCGCAGCAGGAGCAGGTGACCAGGTGACATCTTTAGCAAGTGTCAGTGCTGTGCCTCCGGGGCAAGCAGGATTTTGGACCTTCTGGATGAGGCCCCATCCCAGGCCCCTTGTCTGCAAGACCCGGCCACTGCCCACGGCCTCAAGGACAGGGATGGGGTTAGCAAGAGACCAGGGAGTGTGGAATCTGTCTCTGAACACGGGTCAGGGAGAGGATGATGAGACCAAGACTGGGCCAGACTTGCAGGCCTCAGGGTCCTGGGGGAGGGAACTCTGTGTGGGGAGCTAGCTTTCTGCTGGTGTGGCAGGTGGGGCCTGTCCTGTGTGGTGTCATTCAGTTGTAGAAAGGAAGTGGGACATTCTGTAGTCAGGGGCTGCTGAGGCCTGAGGTGTGTGGTATAATTAAAAGGTCAAAGCGTTTGTTTTGTtagacctttctttcttttaattttttttttagttgttgatggacctttatttaatttatttgcatgtggtgctgagaatcaaacccagtgcctcacacatgttagataagcgctctaccaccaagctcTAACCCCAGCTCCTTGTTAGACCTTTCCGAACAGAAGTTTGCACTTATATTTCCTAAGATTCCCTCACCTTTATGATAAAGTCAGAGGAAATATTAGGAACCTTGAAGGTGCATGGGTTAGGGAGAGAGACCTGGGGGTGTTGGGGTGCTGAGTAGCCAAGGGATCTTGGAGAACTCCTACAGAACAGGTCACTGTGCCTTGCTTTCTGTAGCCAGACCTTCTAATCATCTGCAAGAAAATGTGCCTGAAAAATCATATCAATGGGTTGTTTCTTATTGTGGAATGTGCCCCCAATTGGATTTTAAAAGCTcatatttatttcatgtattttgttgGATAATTTCGGGTAGTTCGGCCTGCTTGGATAAAACATATAGGGTCTGGGGCAAACGATACTGGGTTAGTGTCTCACTCCTGCCGCTTTCTAATTtccgagcctcagtttccttctcagaGAAATGAGATGAATCCCATCCACACCGGATGGGACTGAGGGAGCAGGGAGATAGAGCACAAGTTCATAAAGAGCCAGGGACAGTGCCTGGGACAAATCCAAGGCTTAGTAAATGTTCCTTCACCCGCCCCTTTTTCTTCCATAGTCTATTTCATATacaaatgggtaaaaaaaaaaattggacaaaaCAATGCAAAGAGAGCAAAAGTCAACATTTATTTGTCCTGCGGTTGGTGCTAGCTGGTTTACATTTCAGTGCTGTGGACTTCATCTTGCCTTGATGTACCTGGGTCTGAGCCCTCGCTGGGCTGAGGCGAGGTGTCCTTACACCAGAGCAGCCGCCTGCAGAGGTATCTCCTGAGTGTCCTGTTCCGAAACACACAGAGAAGAGGGGTGACGCAGCAGAGGGCGATGGCCACGATCTCTGTGACCTGAACGCTCATGTCCAGTCGGTAGGTGCCCTTGCAGTCCTGGAGGGAGAAGTGTTCTTTGAAAGCAGACAGGAAAAGCACGACGTTGTAGGGTGCCCACATCAAAAGGAAGAGGGCGGTCAGGGCAAAAGGGAGCCTAGAAAGGTCCGGCGGACTCTCCCTGAGCCTCTGTGGGTTTCTCATTCGCACGTAGCAAAATGCAAAAACGAGCAACGGGAAAACCAGTACCAAAATGTTCATCTTCAGAGTCAGAAAATGCTTCCAGAAGGCCTCATGAGCTGGCAGAAAGTGGGATCTGCTCAAGGGGCACCACTGGTCTCCCTGGAATCCCACCTGAGGTTGATAAAGCACATATTCAGGCAAAGTGACCAGAAAGGCCACTACCCACGTCAGAACACTTGTAATCACTGTGCCCGGCGTCGTCCTGAAGGCTGGGGACAACCATCTCACGTGGAAAAACACCGCGTACCTTTGCAGGATCAGGAGGGTGTTGAAAAGCGCCTCACTGAACACACCCACCGAGCGGAGTCCTGCGAAAACCCAGCATAGCGGCTCATCGGCGCGTCTTCTCTCCAGAGCAGTGTGAAACCAGAAGGGCAGGAAAAGCAAGAAGCACATCTTGGAAATGGCCAAGTTCAGAAAATAGGTTTTGTCCACGTATTTCAGTCCTTTATATTTGACCAGGACAAACACAAACAAGGCATTGCCCAGGAGACCGGCCACCAATAGGGTGCCGCTGAACGGCAGCACCTGCTGGGCTGAGAGGACCTGGGCCATGTATCTGTCACACGGTGGTGGTTCCACCTCGTCGTCGTTCTTCTTTGGACCATCGCTGATGAAGACGTCGTAGTAGTCGTCTGGGGTGGCTGTGTAATTATCCATTTTCTGGATGTCCTGTGGATAAACAAGAGATTATTTCTCCTCCCTGTGGCTGTAATAATATCCCAGAAGAAACCACAACCAGAAATGGCACCCACAGAGCCACACGGTCCCCTGGCTTTATTCTAACCAGAGTAGGTCTGCAACACAGAAGGCTGaaattaaacacttttttttttttttaaacaggtgcCCACCTCCCTTGGAGCAGCAGTGACTATATTCATCTGACTCTTAAGTACTTAGTGGTGTGCTAGGTGCCCCAGGGCATTAAAATAGGCATGACATCATCTTGGCTTAATTTCTTCTAGTTGCCACAAGGCTAGCCTACTTGGAAACCATATTCAAGAACACATACAATGAAAGAGAACCGAATACCGCAGCTTTCAATTGCAAGAAATCCGTGTAGGTCTTAATAATATCTACATGTTCAAAAAGTTTGCTCACCCTTGAAACAGCTTCCTGTGACAGGCGGAGATGTTTCCCCTCTCGAGGGAGATAAACAAATGTTTGCAAAAGTGAAACCACGCGGAGCATTCCCGTGGGCAGAACTTATAGGACTTACCACTTGACCGAGTTCCTGCGGGGAGGGGCGCAGTCTCTTGATCCACCATCCAGGGAGCCGTGGGAATTCCTGGGGCGGCTGGAAGACGGCTTCCTTCTGATCGAGCTGGTTGAGACCCTCAGGGACAAGAGGAGCCACTCACTGTTATTGCCTGGGTGGCTCTGCCCCTTCAGTCTCGCAGGGATCAGCTGAGTTCAGCAGCCAGTTGAACTCTGGACCCTCTCAGGAGCCTCTGAAAGGAACGGGGACGttttctcctcccctcttctcctggACCCCGCCTTTAGTTTCCCCATGGCCTTTTAGAccactgtccttctgcagccgTAGATAAGGGAACTAAGCTACTGCTGCTTTGAGTGATAGTTGGCGGCTGGCGTCACCCTGCTGAGAAGCACCGAGACCCCTCTGGCTTCTGACATTAGCGCTCTGAATAGGCGGCAGCCACCAGGGGAGAAGCGTGTCTGTGGCCATCCGGAGTCCAGACCTGAGGGTCCTGACCCTTCCCAGGCAGCGTCCCCGCGTCAGTGCCGGGATGGGGAACCTGCCCCGAGAGCCCCCTCCAGCAGAGTGTGTTTGGATCTTTGTGGCTATTTTGGAGAGGCACAGTGGGCTTTGGCTGAGGGTCTAAGAGGGAAAAATGGAAGCCACCGAGGGAAGTCAGCGGGGAAGGACAGGTTGGGGGACAGAGTGGGGCAGAGATGGCGTCAGTGTCTGTGAGTGCAGGGCTGCCTGGGCAATGATGTCGACGACAGCAAGGAGTGCTGCAGGCGCCCGGAAGTCCTCTGTGCTGCGGGGACATCTGGGGCAGCTGACCCTGTTCTGTGAAGAACCCAGAGCAGGGAAAACCCCAAATGAGGACATGGAGGGGACTTCAGGTCAGGTGGGAAAGAACACGAGGAAAATGAGTGGAACCTCAAACTGAGGCTGGGGTGGAGGAAGGAGACGGAGCCGACACACAGATCTAGaggtgggaggggacaggggatgaCGTGGAAGGCGTGTGAGCTCAGAAGAGGAACTTAAAAgaactgaataaaaaaatgttgatggACTTCTGTCGGGTCGATGACTCTTGGTACCTGGGATCCACCTCATTTGGAAATCAGTCCTACGTATCCGCCTGGCAGGGGTGAATCTGGTACAGTGACCTCCTTTTTATCACTAAAGATGCATCTGAGGTAGCAAGGAATTCAGAAGGTGAACCTTCCAACTAGGAAGagtaagagaaagagaagcatAAAAAAGCCCCGATAGATGTGTGACAGGACATTAGGCTCCAAGCGTATACCCATGGCCACAGCAGAAAGGGAGACATGGGTTGGGGCAGCGGGAACCCAGGCTGTGAGAGGACCCCAGTGAGTCCTCTCCTCTCTCGGGTGAGGGAGTGGGGTTGCCAGGCCCTGGGAACCTCTGACCTCCTGTTGGTGGTGGCTGcggcccctctccctcctcctgaggTCTCACTGACTCTGCAGCCACACCAGAACACTAGAAGGCAGGTGGCTAGGTgagggtggctcagtggtcagccccaggcaggggagggagagCCAAGTCAGAATCGAAACTCGAACAAGCCACCAGGAAACACATGGCTCATTAGATGACAgatggctgggggaggggagaggtggggggGAAGAGCAGGTAGGCACATCATACACCACGTGTCACCGAATcacatgaaatttaaattttcctcgatttttttttccaccctaACTTCTCCATTAGCATGGCCTTCACTTTCAGTATTATTTGGTTTTGGCTTGATTCCCACCATTCTGACGAGTCACACCCAGGCCATGAGATTCCTGAAGCTTCTTCTAAACTGGTAGGAAGGAGAAGCTTAGAGGTCTGAAGCTGAGGCGCAAGGAAAGTTCCATTTACCATTCGACTGTCTGGACATTGCATTAGCCAGCGCTCTCtcaactgtgacaaaatacctgagataatcgaCTTTAAAGAGGGAAAAGTTGGCTCACGGATTCAGAGGCTTCAATCCATGTTCACTTGCCCCTGGTGCCTTTGGGGCTGTGATGAGGTAGCTCATTGTGGTAGGAAAACCAGGCTGAAAGGGCTGCAAAGTGAAaaagagaggcaggaaggggcaGGGGTTCCCCTATTTCCTTCTAGTAGGTTCCACCTCTTCAAGGTTTCTCTACTTTGCCATAGAAACACAGGCTGGGCACCAAACCTTCCCCATGTGTGTGGCCTTTGTATGGGGGGGTGCTCATCCAAAGCATAGCAGCCGTCTTGGCTGATGAAACTCTAGCACATTCTGTGGCTTTGGCCTGTGGCTCACAGACCTTACCCTTGAAGGTCTGGGTTCCTCCTTATCACAGCCTTCTACCCCAGATTCAACCTAAGAAGCCATCCTGTCCTACTCTCGCTCCCCCCTACAGCTTGAAAATCATCCCTTCACTCAACCAACATTGAAGAGGGTCTTACAGGGGTCAGCCTGTTCTCGGTGCCAGGGATACATCAAGGAGGAAAACAGCCCCAAATCCCGATCTTCACGGGGCATACGCTCAGCAGACTAAAACCAAAGAAGCAAGTCGATGGCAGGTTGGTAGAAAAGCAGCTCTATGGGAAGAGGAAGtgaggaaggagaataggaaGGGTAGGTGGTTTGGTCGTCCAAAGAGCCTTGCTGAGAAGGTGGGCGCAGGACAGCCAGGTCCCATAGTTATGGTTTATGGCCTCAGCCTTTCTTGCTGCTGAGTTCTTGTATCAAGGGAAGCTGAAAACACATTCTGGGTGATAGTTTCAGAAATAATGTTATGGACGAGGTAGACAGGTTCTCCGTATCATATTGCAGGCTGGCCAGCCACTCTATCAAGGTAGGTTCCTGCTCAGGAGGTGTGAGCCGCCTgggaaataaaaagtctgaaataattcgTAAGAAATAGAGCCAGAGCcagaaattagttataaaaaggGGAGCGCTTTGACGGGTCTTCAAGTCCTGATAGGAGGTGGAAGTGAACAACTGAAAAAGGGCCCCGAGTCTTTGTGGAAGGAGGAGTACGTCAAAGGCAGGGTTAAGGTTGCAGCCGGAGGAGTCCTGGGTGCTTCCTTCTTGGTGTGGCAGGGGTCTGGCAGGAAGCAGGTCGATGGGCATTttggcaagccacacccatctctgtGAGGCTGGGTCTCCCCATCTCCCATGCTGTGCTGAGCTTGTGATGGAGCGAGGTAGGACGTCACATGAACCAGGCATTCTCAAACCAGCTGGGTTGCTGTTGGGAGTTCCTGAAACCAGCCTTTCCTGCCTAATGGCTTCAACATTGTTTTAGTTCATGACAGTTCACTGATGGCTGCCTGCAAAAATCGCCTGGACCCTCACtgcacaaataaacaaaaagccaAGGATACCATACACAGTTGTTGAGGTTCTGCACTGCAGCTCGGTCTTGCCCTGTGATTCCAGAGCTGGGCCCCGTAAGCACATCTCCTTTGCTGGCTGGCATACGAGGCGTAGGGAAGTTATGGTAAGAGGCAGGGGTCTCAGTTTCTGGCTCCagaatttgtttctgttttgttctgtttttgtccCTTGGGATTATTTGCCTGTGCTGTGTGGAGACCCCGTGGTGGTGGCCACCCTATAGTGAATTTTGCAGACCCCACATGCTGAGAATTGGATGTAGTTGGAGGGTGTTTCTTGATGGTTCATGCATTGGAAGCTCAGTCCTCAATTTGGTGCTCTTGAgtgtggtggaacttttaggaggtgCAAATGAGTTGATATAAAAGAATAAGATTGGCCTTTCCCAGATTTCTGGCATCCTGTCTAGCCAtatgctctttctctctcccacactGGTGTCATAGCCTTGAACTGCTCAAAtaatgagctaaataaatctcttttcttcacAGAGTACCTaaccttaggtattttgttatagcaacagaaaacactaCAACAGGTGACTTCCTATTGAATTTTGGTGGCACCTAATGGGTAACCTCCTACTGAGTTTTGCTTAGCCTCTGAAAACAGCTTTCTTGACAGAGACATGCTTAGGACCCAGAGTGTTCACTTTTCTGAAGAACCTAACTGGAACCCTTCAGGTGGTTTCCTGCTTATCAGCcgaatgaattttaggattttttcctACTTGTGTGAAAAGTTACAGTGATATTTTGATAGGATTCAATTGCATTTAACCTGTAGATTACTTAGGGTAGTATAGGcaatttaacaatattaattcttccagttAATAAACCTGAGATTTCTTTTCATTGATTTGcatcttctttaatttgtttcatcAGTGTCTTATAGTTTTCAGTGTCCAGATCCTTTGCCTCATTGATTAAATTTatacctaagtattttatttattttttgatactattataaatggaattagtttcttaatttcttttttcagatgatttaTTGTTGGTGAATAGAAATGCTACTGACTTTGACATGTTGATTCTGTAACCTGCCACTTGGTTTAATTTGTTAgttctattttgtgtgtgtgtgtgtgtgtgtgtgtgtgtgtgtatgtgtgtgtgaaagagagagagagagagagagagagagagagagagagagagagagagagaatgtgtgtgtttaGTCTTTCAGATTTTCTATAAATAATATCATGTCATCAGTAGACAATTTCACTTCTTCCCTATAagataccttttatttctttttcttgtctaattgctctggccaggaTTTCTAGTACTATGATGAATGATGTGAAGAGCAAATAAGTCCTGGTCATTAGCCTATCCTGTGTGTTGGCAAAACCATGCCTGGGAAACATTCCCTGCCAAAGGCAAGATGTGGGAATAGCCTTGACACTCGGTTCTGATGCTAACAGTTATAAAGTATTCTGGTAAAATGGGTTTTCTGGGCACAACAGGATAGCCACAAGAAATTCCTAATTCTTTACTTTTTAGTGCACAAAGAAGCCTCTCAATCACTCTCAAGCTTTGGACAATTTACAAGGCTTCTGTAATTTAACTTCCTGATAATGAGACTCTATATAATAAACATGTGAGCTGGTTCTGGGTCACTATTCCTCCATCAGAGGAGAGTGTCCCACCTAGCCTCAGCTTTGCTTAaaaatgtctctgtgtttttctCAATCTCCTGTCACCCCTCCTCTAGATCTTTCCTTGTTGCTTTGTTGTGGTGGCAGAACAAAAGGGGCAAGAGTAGGCCTTCCTGTATTGTTCTTCATTTTAGAGAGAAAGCTTTCATTTATTCGCTGTAATGTGATGTGAAAAGTGTGCTGGACCTGTGTAGCCTTCACACTGTTTGAGGTCTATACATATTTTTGAGATACTTTAGAATGAGTGGATGTTCGATTTTGTCAGattctttttctgcattttttgagGTCATCATATGGTTTGGGGCCTTATTTTTGCTAAGGTGGaatattgcatttattgattcagGTATGTTGAACCATTCTCGAATCCCTTGGATAAATCCTGCTTTATGGTGAATGATGTTCTTACTGTGTTGTTGAATTCATTTTACTGAGgattttttttgtatctctgtttatcagggatattggtctgtagttttcttgcaGTGTCCTTGTCTGACTTTGATATTAGGGTAATTTTggtctcataaaatgagtttggaagtattccatcctcttcaattttttggaAGAGTATGAAAAGGACTGGTatgaattcttctttaaatgtttgtctAAGTATAACAGTGAGGTCATCAGGTCCTGGGATTTCCTTTGATGTGAgactttttgttattaatttgatCTTCttatttgttattggtctgtccagatttcttatttcttccttattcAGCCTTGGTAGATCACACGCTTCTAGGAATTTACCCATTTCTTTTAggtaattcaatttttttttgtgtgtgtgtgtgtgtatagctgTTCACAGCAGTCTCTCATATTTCTGAGATATAcatcttctttcatttctgtttttttaaaataaattttcattttttagttgtagttggacacaatacctttattttacttacatacatattttacttacttactttattttacttacataaCTGGTTGTATTTCATGGGGAGAtgagtttttatgtggtgctgagaatcaaacccagggccttgctcatgttAGGtgaacactctatcactgagccacaaccccagccccatcctcttGCATTTCTAATAtcatttgagtcttctctctttttaaaaatttgtttgagAAGGGTTTGCCTAGCTAAAGTCTTgccaattttgtttatctttcaaAAACCCAACCTTTAGTTTCAatgatattttctattgttttcctggtctctatttgctttttttggggggtggggtgggtactggggattgaactccagggcactcagtcactatgccacatccccagccctattttgtattttatttagagatagggtctcactgagttgcttggcaccttgtaattgctgaggctggctttgaactcatgatcctcctgtctcagcctccctacccattgggattacaagcgtgtgccaccgcacctggaacggtctctattttgtttatttctgctttgCCCTCTGTTATTTCCTTCTTCTGCTAAGCacacttttgtcttttttctagAAAGCTCCTTAAGTTATAATATTAGATTGTTTATTTGAGATCTCTCTTCTTTTGATGACGGTTTTAtggctataaatttccctctcagGACTGCTTTTGCTGCATCCCCAAGGTCTCGGTGTTATCAAATTGAACCTCATATTTGCCACAAGTCTCAGGATTTGAATTTTCAGAGGAGTTTCCCTCTGACCACTTAGAGACTAGACAGAAAGAGACCAGGTGCCTAGTTGCCCTCCTCTGTGTGTGATGAGTTCCTTGCAGTCCACATTTTCCTAAGTGCTGACTGTGTGCCAGGAACTTTCAGTTCCAGCTCCTTTCTCACAGAGCCCAAGATGTTGCTGTCTGTCCCCATGTCGATGTTGTATTTagtaaccttttaaaaaaatatatgtgtgagGGCTTTGTATTGCCTACATCAGACAGTGACTAAAATGGTAAATATCCACAGAGCAGTATTTCAATGACTATCTGTTGGAGAACCCCATAGTTCATTTATTCATGTCACACGCATTGAGTGCTTACTGTCTTAATCTTTCTTTTGTCCTTCTGTATCCACTCTTCACTCTTGTCCCCCCTGCTCCATGTCCAGGGACACTTGCCTTGTTGAGAACAAGCTCTCGTGTCTTCTGATGTTTACTTGGGCTTGGCCAATGAGGAGTTTTAGGCGGAAGGTGAAGTCAGGGGATTTAGTCCCTGGCCCCTGCTGGTGTGCTCTCAGTGGCTGATGTGTCCCTGGACCTAATGAAGAGTTTCAGAAGGCTCCTCCTCTTGGCTGTCCCAGACCCACAGTGGGACTAGCAACCCGCTCTCATTAGCCCTGGGTATTCCACCTGCACTGCGATCCCTGCACCCCGTCCAGATCTTTGTAAAACAGCCTTTCATTAAGCCTTCTTCAGTTGACCTTGCCTATGTCACTTGAGTCCTCTAAGATCCTGAAGGACACATCTCCCAAGTGCATTGACATCCTGAAGGGATGTGGTCAGGAACACAGCTGGTTGTATTTCATGGGGAGATGAGCAAGGCTGGGGAAGCATGCAGGGTCCTGGGCTCAGTCAACAGGGCCCCTGGTTTCCCAGGGTGGGTGTCATCCTGGCTGGAAGCTTGCGTGGGGTTTTAGCCAGGTCAGGCATGTGGGGGCCCCTTGCTCTTCTCCCCTTTTCTCCGAATGTCTTCTCTTTTTAGGTTCTTGAGGGACCGTTTGCTTGTCTCTTAGAGATGGGACAAGGAAAGGAAAAGTAATAGAACTCAAGGTGCTGACATCATATTGCTTCTCATCTGGGACTGACTCCTGGTATAAGAAAAGTAAAACCCAGAATAGGTTATTTCGTATCATGTTCCTGGGAATCCCCAGCTCTGAGAGGGAGAGGTGTGCATGGGAACTTGCTGGGTGGGCAGGGCTTCCAGCAGACATACCTGTAAGGGGTGGGTGGAATGAGGCAGGATCAGGCAGCAGGAGGAGTGGCCTCAGGGTGGCAAAACTGAGCCCTCAGCCCTCAGGAGGAGCCCTGGAACTGACGCGGCCCTCCAGGGTTGCTGACTTTTTGGAGAATGACCAGACCACTGTCCCACACCATTGTTCTCCCCAGCCACCCCCTGGGAAGGTAGGTGATGTTGCCCGTGAGGGCACAGATGTGAGTCCCAGCAGCTCTGTTCACAGCAACCAGGGTGGGGAGGTGCAGTAGCCAAAAAGGTATCCGGGCAAGGTCCCAGCGTCCTCTGGGTACGTGGAGGATTCTGAATTTCCTGCGAATCTTGAATACTACCCTGAATAACAAGAAATGGGAACTAAAATTTCCAAAGCCACAGTGTCACAAGACTGTGGAACCACAGGGCTCACGCACACCAGAGGAGGAAGACACATGCTCAACACGGCCACATGCCATTGCTTCACCAGGTTGTTTGGTTCTCAGagtgtgaagaggagggtcaggGAGGAACTGGGATTCCCAGCCCCAATCCTTTTCTTTGGCCTCTTCTTCCCCAGCCTAAGGGGAAGTTTTCATGGGTTCGGGTCGGGTTGAATAGACACTGGTTCAATATCATCGGTATCGTAAATGTTGATATGTCtaagaaattgtttcttttatgaaCAGAGGCTAAAAAACCAGAGTGGTAAACACACCACTTAGCATCCTCATTTAAAATAGTccctttaagaaaattaaattgtagCCCATCCTAATTCTGATCTTCAGTGTGGGTGGCCGTCCAGGGTCCTCCCTGGCCCCGGGGCCAAGGACTTTATGAGCCCATAAGCTGGGACCTGTGACGGCTCCGCTTCCTTCCTGCCATCTCTGCCAGTGGTGCCCCTGAGACTCCTCAGAGGACTTGACTTGAGCCACCTCCTATCTCTGTCCCAGAGTGCAGGACCTTCACCTCCTTCCTGTCTCAAGGATTCAGCCACCTCCTCTGGAAAGGATCCCAGAGAGGTGCTTCCATCCCCGTAAACCAGGACCTTTGAACTACAAAGTTGGTCCTGATCCCTCCAGAGAGCCCAGAACTTGGGGACAAAAGTTGCTCTCTTCCCAGAAAAGGGGGAAATGCAATGTTGTGTTCCTTTGTCAAGGAAGAAGCCAAGACGGGGTTATCAAGCGATCTTGCCATTAGGGTGGCGCCTTGGTGCCTGCGGATGTTTTTTCCGCCCGGGTCTTGCCTCACTCTCTGCAGCCTTTGACTTGCTCACACTTCCCCTtcttccccagcctttttctcTGGGTTCTAAGATGCCCCAGAGGTACACCTCTGCCTTTTTGGACACATCTCCTTGTTCCTTAGGGTTCTTTTTTGCTGCCTGCGGGCTTCAGGGTTCCACCagagccctcttttttttttttgccaatgacAAGATtctgtatctatttatttgtctttcttttttgaagttttattttactttgtttttttaattgattaaaaaaaatgacagcagaatgcattacaattcttattacacatacagaacacaatttttcatatctctgtttgtatataaaatatgttgacactcattttgtgtctttattacatggactttggataatgatgtctatcacattccaccatccttgctaatcccctgccccctcccttcccctcccacccctctgacctatctagaattcatctattcttcccatgctccctctccatactcgactatgagtcagcctccttatatcagagaaaacattcagcatttgttttttgagggattggctaacttcacttagcataatcttctccaatgccatccatttacctgcaaatgccatgattttattctcttattgctgaataatattccattgggtatctatgccacattttttttatccattcatccactgaagggcatctgagttggCTCCACactttagctgttgtgaattgtgctgctataaacattgatgtggctgtgtccctgtagtatactgtttttaagtcctttgggaatagtccaaggagagagatagctgggaaAATGTCCACctgagccatttaaaaaaataatatatgtatatattttttttagttggtagatggacacaatacctttattttatttatttttatgtggtgctgaggatcgaacccagggcctcacacatgctaggcaagcgctctatcactgagccacaaccccagcccccatctgaGCCATTTTGTCCACCCCTGTGGGTCCACTGTCGTGACCTCAGGTGCTGAGACCCCAGGGGCTGAGTTCAATACCAGCACGTCCAGCTTCCCCAACACTGTCAGGATGTCCCTCAAGATTTCTAACTCAGCTGGTTTGGAAAACTGAAGCCATCTTCCCACACCCTGAAACCATTGCTCCACGCCTGGACCCTCTCACATCTCCTGAAGTCCATATTCTTTTGTTGTGTTGGAATC
This is a stretch of genomic DNA from Ictidomys tridecemlineatus isolate mIctTri1 chromosome 2, mIctTri1.hap1, whole genome shotgun sequence. It encodes these proteins:
- the Ccrl2 gene encoding C-C chemokine receptor-like 2 isoform X1, with the translated sequence MLRVVSLLQTFVYLPREGKHLRLSQEAVSRDIQKMDNYTATPDDYYDVFISDGPKKNDDEVEPPPCDRYMAQVLSAQQVLPFSGTLLVAGLLGNALFVFVLVKYKGLKYVDKTYFLNLAISKMCFLLFLPFWFHTALERRRADEPLCWVFAGLRSVGVFSEALFNTLLILQRYAVFFHVRWLSPAFRTTPGTVITSVLTWVVAFLVTLPEYVLYQPQVGFQGDQWCPLSRSHFLPAHEAFWKHFLTLKMNILVLVFPLLVFAFCYVRMRNPQRLRESPPDLSRLPFALTALFLLMWAPYNVVLFLSAFKEHFSLQDCKGTYRLDMSVQVTEIVAIALCCVTPLLCVFRNRTLRRYLCRRLLWCKDTSPQPSEGSDPGTSRQDEVHSTEM
- the Ccrl2 gene encoding C-C chemokine receptor-like 2 isoform X2, whose product is MDNYTATPDDYYDVFISDGPKKNDDEVEPPPCDRYMAQVLSAQQVLPFSGTLLVAGLLGNALFVFVLVKYKGLKYVDKTYFLNLAISKMCFLLFLPFWFHTALERRRADEPLCWVFAGLRSVGVFSEALFNTLLILQRYAVFFHVRWLSPAFRTTPGTVITSVLTWVVAFLVTLPEYVLYQPQVGFQGDQWCPLSRSHFLPAHEAFWKHFLTLKMNILVLVFPLLVFAFCYVRMRNPQRLRESPPDLSRLPFALTALFLLMWAPYNVVLFLSAFKEHFSLQDCKGTYRLDMSVQVTEIVAIALCCVTPLLCVFRNRTLRRYLCRRLLWCKDTSPQPSEGSDPGTSRQDEVHSTEM